In Gadus chalcogrammus isolate NIFS_2021 chromosome 1, NIFS_Gcha_1.0, whole genome shotgun sequence, the sequence tgtggaaagtcacgtacgccaatttcagccccgttttgtgcgttgGTGTAACCAATCCTTGGTGTCTATGGGCCAGATCGTGAGAAGACTCTGGTGTTCGTAAGGAGAGATATGGTACTGTCTGCACAAGAATGACACACGGAAACAAGGGAtatatttcaaatatatatatagatatatttggTTTATTGTTTGCAACGAGGAAACCTCTAATTATTccggaaaaataaagaaaaagaccCTGGAAAAGAGTCCAACcttacaaaacaaaaagaacaacaaaaatacacaaaacaacagGATTTAAAACACCTCTGaccaaattaaaaaaacatcccTGAATCACACTGCAGAAACTACAACACCTGCTCCTTCCGTTCAGGGTTCATAAGGATCGCTCCGATGGGGGTTAGCTCGCCAGTCTGTACACCGCTGCAGACCTCCAGGGAGGGCGAGCAGGATGCAGACAATCCAGGATCCAATCTCAATCCACAACCAAAAAAACCCCGGCCTTGACAGCAAAGCCAAAAGACTAGTTAATAGTCTATCTATATAATACATTTCCATCACTTTTATATcaataatatttaatttaacaCAGTTTAAAACATAAATGATTTACACTTAACTCTCTATATAAATCGGTTCAAATAAAATACTTCAAAACCCATTCgaattgtattttctttgtgtttttacaCTCAGCAAGCTATAgtatgtcttgtttttttttttaaatatgtatgatgactatatgctctgtaaggtgaccttgggtgttttgaaaggcgcctctaaattaaatgtattattattattattattatagttcaGTTACTGAAAGAGATTAGAATTTTGAAGATAACTTCTATAAATCACAGATTTACAAATTCCTTTTCACCATAAAGCAAATGAACACAGCTAGCAACATCACTAACCCATCAACAGACCGCAACATCAAACAGTGAAGAAAATGCATAACCCAACGTCAAAACTACAATCTGCCCGCAGCCCCAGCAACGGGCCTCACATCCCCTCCCCCACATCAGTCACGGCACGCCAAGTGCAGCGACACCACGCGCTATGCTAGGCAGTTAGCAAGCAACATTAGCTGCGGCCAGTTAGCGGCTTATCACGTTCTTTTCTCACccaaaaacacaattcaaatccaAATGTTTACACAAGGAGACTCGCCAAGGGTTTCGATTTGCTGCACAGGCTTTTCGGGACTTTTAGTGGCGGGGGAATCTCTCTTCTTTAGGTTACTATTAAAAAACAGTAGTCTATCGTCGAATCTCATCTGTGGCTCGTCCCGAAAAGGACGAATCTCTGTAACTGCTATCTGCTCAGTGTTGCCAGGTGGGAAATGTAGGATTATCGTACCAGAGACATAAAATTATCGTATTTTTAGGGAAATTATCGTACACCCGTCATAATCAAAATAAGGTGGCTATTGATGCGCTATATAGTCACTCGAGTGTTGAATAGCATCTAACGGGCACTCACGGCTTTGCGTTGGTACGGAATGGATTCATCAGCAGCCCCACAGTTGCGTTGGGCTAACGTGTCCCCCATAAACAATGACGGGTGGGAACTAATGAGCCAAATCATGAGGCCTGGAGGCCACCCACTGTTAGGAAATAGACATAGCACCAGGTTTAAAAGGGAAATAGTATTCATGATAACtgacaagaaaataaagatCTGGTTTCACAGATTGAAATTTTATTATCAGAGAAACAACATTGTCTCTGTCCTCAAAATGACaacaattcataaaataaacaaaaactgcACTTATGAAAACTTAAAAGTGCCTACACCAGGTTCTAACTTAAAATAAAGTGCAGTTCTAtgtgattttattttatgttctgTTCTGAACATAGTAAGGCAGCGGACATATGTTGACATGTTGCAGGAATGTCAAAGACCGTATTTCTCTTTGCTATGGTGCTTAAAACTCAAATAAAGATATTGtactctgcttcttcttcttttctttttttttttttttcctggggCGGGCGCAGCGGACTATTCAGCCAATCATTGCCGTTGTTCTGAGGCAAGCTCACATTTAGAAAAGCACGATTGGCTTGAAATTTGTCACATGGAAAGAGATGCCTTCAGGGTTCACAAAAAAACAGTTGCGACAGGCTGATTACAACATATTACAACCACACATTCACTGAATGGTCAAATTATCGTATTTTTGGCCTTTTTTGGGATTATTGATCGTACAGAGGGCCAAATTATCGTACAATTACGATAATTATCGTACACCTGGCAACACTGTATCTGCTGAGCTAAAAAGAGGCGGGTCTaatttctgattggctaactAAGCCAAACCAGTTGCCATGCGACTTGAGTTACAGGTGGTTTAACAAATCACACCATACTATTTAGATTCAATAATTTAAATGCATTCATTTGCAATATTTtccatatatatatctttatctcaTTCTGTGGCACTATTTAGAACCACAATACACAAGCCATGTATTTTTTACTGATTAGTAACAAACTTTTAAAAGGGGTTGTGATTTAAATCGAATTAAATGAAACGGTGTCAGGTTTGGCTTAAAGCCACTTGTGAAATTCACAAACCTCACGTTGACTGGCCATGTATACGGCCTTATGGATTGCATCGATTTCCTGGTCAAGCGGAGGACCAAGATGTGCGTCAAAAGTGGATGAAATACATTAACCGAGATGGCTTCCAGCCAAACAAGAACACCCTGGTAAGTTTGGCTCTGACTGTCCAATCTGTTAATGCCACAGGTTGCATGCAGTGGGTGTAACATACAGTGAAACAGCGCTAGCTAGGTTTGCTAGCAATATCGATAGCCACAGGCGAAAACAAAGCTGGAGCTTTCATGTTGCTGTGTAGCTGGAACTGCACAAAGTGCAAATATGAATTCACAAGACTGAAGCTCTTACGTTACTGCTTGGTATGAACTGTAGTTCCTCTCCGTGAATCAGCTTAAATGTTAGTCCTCGTTgctttgctttggataaaaacgtctgctagATGGATAGGTAAATGTACTCATCCAACTGGTcattgtttgattattgtttgATTGGTAATATTAACTAATTAAACTACCATGTCAACTATAAATAGATAGGTAGATGTTCGTCCTTGCGGAAACTTATTTTGTGCCATATAGTACATCTGATACAACAGGAGACTTATCGCAAGAGACTAGACAAAACAAATAAGATGGACAGGACAGGATAAACAACGGTTTTGGCCCCTCACCCCACAAAAAAGAATTACAATCAAATACACCCCCTTCACGCATCATAATAAATAGGATGGTAAAGGGCAATTATGCTAATGTTTGACGTTAAATAAGAGAAAGTGCAGAGTGCTATAGTATTTAAAGTGCTGTTTTCTTCACACTTATTTGAGAAGTACTTTTACAACCAATGCATTGCTCATTATGTATTTATCTTCATTACCACTTCAAGGTGTTTGGGATACATTTTCCTGATGGACGACCCACAAGAGAAAACCCCTATCCTGTGTTGATCATGGGTTATGAATGTCATGCAAGTAGGTCTCTTGGATAGCCATATTATTGCATTGCATTTCGTTGATTTAAATATGCTTGATTGTCATAATTAACTAATGCACATCTCTCTTCTTTTTATCCCTTTAGGTAACACCAGCTAGACCTCACCCCAAAAGAAGATGTCTTCAGCCATTACACCTGAACTCAACTACTGAACCTGAAGCTGAACCTGAAGCTATGGAAACAGATGTGGATGTTGGGAATTTGGAGAATATGGCTCTGCAGAATTGTGATGTCGAAACCCAGTGGCCAGATCTATGTGATCACAACTACAATTTCAGCAGCGGTAACAAGCGGCTGAAGGACTGTGGCACTCAAACGGATCCAACACCGTCAGTATCAGCACATGATTTCAACAACAAAGACTTTATATTTTATACAGGTTTATGTGCTGACAGTTTCTGGCAACTTTTGCGAGCCTTGTTGACTTTTTGCTCACAACCACTTATTAACAAATTGGCCGTCCATCAACAGTTTTTGCTTGTTTTAATGAGACTCCATTTGAGTTTATTTTGTACTGACTTGGGTTAACGATTTGGTGTGAGTAGAAGCACGGCAtctgaaatatttacattttggaGACCAATCCTTGCCAGCTTTATGAGGGAAAAGGTGATTGCTTGGTTGCCCAGGGAAACGCTGAACAGAATCAGGCCCAAGTCATTTCACCAAAATTATCCTACAGCTACATGCATCATTGACTGTACTGAGGTCTTCGTACAAAGGCCACGGAATTTAAGAAAAAGATCACAAACTTATAGTAATTACAAACATCATAACACATCTAAACTCCTATACTTTATAGCCCCCAATGGCTATGTCATGTTTGTATCAAAACTTTTTGGTGGACGGGCCAGTTATAATTTCATAACAAAGAACAGTGGTTTTGTTCATCACCTGATCCCTGGTGATGAGATTTTAGCAGATTGCGGATTCAACATCATGGATATTGCCTCCAGGAGTGAGTCTAGCTCTTCCTGCATTCACACGTGGACGTAAGGAGCTGTCTGAACATGAGGTGACATCCACGCGACGCCTAGCGAATGTCAGAATTCACATTGAGCGAGCAATTCGAGGGCTGAAAAATTTTAAGATTTTGTGTAATGTTATGTGTGGTAGGGTGCAAAGTGTTGATGAGATTGTAAGTATTTATGCAGGGTTATGTAATTTGCAACCTCAGTTAATCCGTAACAGTACTGAAGAAGAAACACCTGAACTGTGTACAGTATACCAAATATTAATTTGTATttcaacagaaaaatcaacagaGCAACCAACAGTTTCAGACAACAATGTAGATAGTTAAAATGTACAGGTTTAAACTGTGAACAAATGTCAAACTCTTTATGTGTATTACTGGTAAGTTGTCATGTGAAAGCACATTAAAGTGTAATAGCTACTTGAGCCCACAAACTTTCATGAACCCTGTGTCTAATTATTGTTTCTACTGCTGGTAGCAGATGCTGAAAGTACACCCTCTTCAGGTGGCAGATTTTGTTCATTGTCCACTCTTCGTTGTAGGGTACATCTACGATCAGATGTTCATTTGGGGTCCACACCATAAACttacaatttcttttttttgcacagTGCATTGCCACCTGGACCTGATAGTAGTACCCTAACCCAGATGTGAACATATTAGCAAACACAGTTAGTAATGGCAGCTAGGTTTTATTGTTGTCATCAATCAATACACATCTTAATACATTACGTTGTCAATAAATTACCTTCATCTGTACGTTTTTGGCCAGTGCCTGACATCATCTATCCAATTGTCCATGTTGTTTCCACCTGTCACTACGAAAAGTCCACGAGCAGGATGCTTTTCACTGAAAAACCATTAGAGGGCAGCGGCAAGTAACATTCCAGCAACGGCCCCGGCGGCCCCCGTAGATTTCGCGGTGGATTAGTGTATTCATACGGTTCACGTGACGTCACTGTAGCTTTGCGCCGCCATCTTGACGACCGATCCCACCCACTGACCCACTGATTTCAGTGGTAACTCAGTCAACACCAACAGCAACACCTGCGACCACAATCCACCGACAGTCATGCCGGCAATTTGTTGTGCAGTGGGCTGTAACAACAGCCGTACGAGGAACCCCGGCTTGATTTTTTATTCGTTACCAACCGAAAAATCAAGAAGAGATAAGTGGTTAGCCGCAATAAGACGAGATCATTGGGCGCCCACATCTCACAGCTTGCTGTGCTCGGAGCACTTTGTGTCAGGTAAGATTTTGCTTCAACTTAGTAGCAGCTATGGCTAACAAGAGCTGTAATATGTCTGGAGAACCAGGAGATCACTTACAAAACTTGTAACTAAGAAGTTCCTGAGTTTCACGTGTTTTGTAAACATGTCTTTCAGCCTCTGTAGCACTAATGCGTTTGTGTTGTATTAGATAGATAGCTAATTACTTGATTCATTCCAGAGGTAAATTACATTGTCATAGCAGCAACATAGACAAGACAACAAATATGACAAGACATGCAATGCAATAAATGCATAGCACTCTGTTatttcacaaaaacacatttcctgAAGTAGGATGAAATCACTGTCAGTCCCTATGTTTAGCCCATGCAGTAACTTCATGATTAGATTTACAACTGTAATTTGCTTAGTACTATTCCATATCAGTCAAAAGGAACAGATTATTGCCCCTTTTCCCATATTACAACCTACATTTGTATAGTCTGCGAGAGATGTATTTACTGAGGTTGACCATGTGTTCCGCATATAATCTTTGTTTTACTATGCTCTGCCTTTGTAGGAGCAAAACAGGACAACCCCTTGAGCCCTGCTTTTGTGCCCAGCCTGTTTGCACATACctctgtgagggagagggaaaagcAAAATTACGTCTTCCAAAAGTTTCTGAAGACTCAGCAGAGGAAGCGCAAGATCCGCGAGACCAGCATATGTCTTGCTGACCCTTCAACCACCGATGTTGCTGACATGGAGGAGCATGAAGTCACTACTGACCACAACACTGACCACAGTTATTCAAGAGACACAGGCCCTGGCATTGTAGAACCATGTGTGAATCCATCCTGCCAGGCTACAACATTTGCATTGGAAAGTGAGTGTGCGCGGCTCCGAGCTGAGGTCAGTGGGTTAAGGGCTAGGGTAGAGGAGCGGTCCTTGAATGAGGAGGCATTCAGGGACAATGACACCATGGTGCAGGATCTAACAGGTCTTCCAACCTTCGCCAAATTAATAGTTTTGTTTAACTTTGTTCAGAAGTTTATAAAAGTTGGACAATCAATCACCCCATTCCAATGTTTGATCCTAACATTAATGAGACTGAGGCTTAATGTGCCGCTTCActttttagcttttttttttggattttctAAGTCAACTGCTGTCAGAGTGTTTAACAGCACATTAGATGTATTGTTTTTCAGATTATCAGAACTTATCGTATGGCCACCTAAAGAACAAATTCAAATTAGTCTCCCAATGTGTTTTCGCAATAACTTTAAAAACTGCACCTCCATAATtgattgttttgaaatatttatAGAAAAGCCAAAGGACCTGAGATGCCGTGCACAGACATACTCACAATATAAGCACCACAACACCGCAAAATTTCTGATCTCAATTACACCACAAGGTGTTATATCCTATGTGTCAAAAGGTTGGGGGGGTCGCACAAGCGACAAGCACATAACAGAAAATTGTGGATATCTTGATAATTTGTCACCAGGAGATGTCATTCTAGCTGATAGAGGTTTTAATGTTAAAGATACCATGGGTCTGTATTGTGCTCAGCTGAAAATACCGGCATTTACCAAAGGCAAGACACAGCTGCATCCACTGGAGCTAGAGGCAACAAGGGGACTGGCAGCTGTCAGGATCCATGTGGAGAGAGTCATTGGCCTGGTGAGGAATAAGTACACTATTCTTCAGACCACCATCCCTCTGACACTCTGCCAAGCCGCTTCGCATGGACAGCCTACCTCCATCGACAAAATGGTGACAGTTTGCTGTGCTCTGTGTAATATTTGCCCATCAGTCATCCCTACAGAGTAGAGACGTGGTACAATTGTTTTCTCTGACTCGGAACTACATAGACCAACTACTATACAtagttattaaaaaatatatttttattgttcatTTATGTATGGAACGCATTTATTTGCCACATTGCTACAAACACAATGGTTAAAAAAGAATTTAATTCAATTgaataaatcaaaacaaaaaaaatgtttctgGATACCAAACTCATTTCTTTTGTTCTACACATTTCCAACTCTTTGGCACCCTGCTCAGCTTCAGACATGACTTGTGGAACTTCTTTCGTTTGCATTGCCCAGATGTGCAAGAAAGAAT encodes:
- the LOC130403393 gene encoding uncharacterized protein LOC130403393, with the translated sequence MPAICCAVGCNNSRTRNPGLIFYSLPTEKSRRDKWLAAIRRDHWAPTSHSLLCSEHFVSGAKQDNPLSPAFVPSLFAHTSVREREKQNYVFQKFLKTQQRKRKIRETSICLADPSTTDVADMEEHEVTTDHNTDHSYSRDTGPGIVEPCVNPSCQATTFALESECARLRAEVSGLRARVEERSLNEEAFRDNDTMVQDLTGLPTFAKLIVLFNFVQKFIKVGQSITPFQCLILTLMRLRLNVPLHFLAFFFGFSKSTAVRVFNSTLDVLFFRLSELIVWPPKEQIQISLPMCFRNNFKNCTSIIDCFEIFIEKPKDLRCRAQTYSQYKHHNTAKFLISITPQGVISYVSKGWGGRTSDKHITENCGYLDNLSPGDVILADRGFNVKDTMGLYCAQLKIPAFTKGKTQLHPLELEATRGLAAVRIHVERVIGLVRNKYTILQTTIPLTLCQAASHGQPTSIDKMVTVCCALCNICPSVIPTE